The following coding sequences lie in one Rutidosis leptorrhynchoides isolate AG116_Rl617_1_P2 chromosome 6, CSIRO_AGI_Rlap_v1, whole genome shotgun sequence genomic window:
- the LOC139854261 gene encoding uncharacterized protein: MYEGAKSCVRTPVGNTEVFPIEVGLHQGSALSPFLFALIIDELSRGIQECIPWCLIFADDIVLVSDSKEELNRRLEQWRVALESNGLYISRQKTEYLSCDFDRNVDEQSDGVNICIGDQILHPQTSFRYLGSVLHKSGRIDEDVSHRIKTHASMV, encoded by the exons ATGTATGAAGGGGCGAAGTCTTGTGTTCGAACACCGGTGGGAAATACTGAAGTTTTCCCAATAGAAGTAGGCCTGcaccagggatcggcccttagcccttTCCTTTTCGCTTTGATCATTGATGAACTTTCTCGAGGGATACAAGAATGCATCCCTTGGTGcctgatttttgccgatgatattgtgctCGTTTCGGATTCTAAGGAGGAGCTTAATAGAAGGCTGGAGCAATGGAGGGTGGCCTTAGAAAGTAACGGTCTATACATTAGTAGACAAAAGACAGAATATCTTAGTTGCGATTTTGATAGGAATGTTGATGAACAAAGTGATGGAGTGAACATCTGTATTggagaccagatcttgcatccaCAAACTTCGTTTAGATACCTGGGCTCGGTGCTAcacaaatcggggaggatagatGAAGACGTGTCGCACCGAATTAAG acCCATGCATCGATGGTGTAA